TCCcatctcctgagatgccttcatctggccgatttttgaaggcagcatagatgtatccttcattgcctttgatatcccacaatcctgtgtgttgCATTCTTTGAcagttaaaccaaaaaataaaaatggcatctgaaagttgcggtcggtggtcagtttgtgtgtaaatgtacgtttctgatcaacgttttccacttttgatgtcatttctagcgagaaattaatattgcagtaattaaatatccacatagttatcaccaaagctctctatattttgctgtagatcattaaaccattactctgctTCAGAAGCCTGtctaaaatcagtttcatgaggtgccttcgagcaaaaacgctgcctgcaaagtcattgtcTGATTTGGCAGCAAGGCAGCAGGTCAGTTGcttaagttttcggatgcagccacatgatatgtgtgctggagcagggatagaactaaactctgcagggctacggccctccaggagctgagtttgacacccctgggataggcctattaatctcaaactagttgtttttaattaaaggaatcagttatttagaataataagacatttgggctgttaccaggcaaatcagtatcaacaaactcatcttttcaatgcagaggaaatgcagaagcttcatcggaagtggcattaagatgtatttacactctttagtgcaggacaagaatgcatttaacctgcagttacaaatgcatgaataatgttttgatattcaagacataaaatgttgaatactcatttgaaatgataagaaattaattattaaaaaaaaaaaatcactaatgttaataagtgagtctctgcgattgaaccgaatcatttaaacagattCATTctggaacgaaacactgtcatgttgctcagagacgcaaaactgtgctttggtggctgtgtttggaataattttttgttgtagaaatagagcaaaaacaggcaatatggtgtctaaaacgcaagtctcttaattaaattgtttactgacctgttgtaaattttatatatatatatatatatatatatatatatatatatatatatatatatatatatatatatatatatatataatcatgatgatttttggaggaaaagacggcattctttgtgtgatttagatttactatatgaaatgataaaaatatgtacattttctgcccctatatctttcattttgtgatcattctaaatgcattttacaagactgaatcatacagtgaaagaacgcactctaaatgcgtgcgcacatattaaaaaaaacaattatgatattatcgcagacgatatatatcgcacactccacaccactgtctttttggctaatttgtgcaaaacctcttgctaaaatgtaaaggcttcattttaaccaccaatgcaacgatgcagttatttagcttacctctacatgcttgcgaagggttgatgtcttgtcgagattttataagatgctagtttggtctccctaggtaagcacagcttacaccgcataataaagcataaatatggccaggggttcacttcatttccttcgagttcaacttcagaatatgacggggtttcgttttcagcggtgtctgcaccactaactcctgttttgtccgtctccatctttcttgtgattttagcgccagtagtttccagggagcgatttttttttttttttttttttttttactcagtaattaatgtgttttaaaatgtagcgaagtacaatacttcaaacaaaatatacttaagtaaaagtaaaattacagattttaaaaattactttaaaaagtagaagtacacaaaaaagctactcaattacagtaacgcgagtaaatgtaattcgttactttccacctctgcataaaacatttatgcaaaaatCATCATGCAAGTGCtttcaaatgtttgttattttatagcatttttttctgAACAGCAACTAGTGTTATAAATAAAGGAACACATTTCTGCTTATTGTTTACAGGCCCAGAATAGTGTGAAGTTTCAGAAACTGTCTGCACGAGTTTTAGGTGGAGTCTCATAAACTGCTTTGTAGCTAAACTACaactgaaaaagaaagagaaaataaaaatgacaagacaTAAGGCGAGTTAAATCAATCAGTTATTTTGCTCATATTATAGAACAGTAGTACATAGATACTATTGGGCAGCTGAGATGAAGATATAAACTATCAAGTATCAAGTTTCATTTAAAAGATGctcttttttatctttatttgtgttgatGTAGCCACCACttgttgtgattttaaataaatatgtgaagTTGTGTAAAaggtttagaaaaaataaaaaaattaatgataaattaatgaTATTGCATGatcatgtttataattttttggaaatctataaggaaatatttaaaggaaaacatttcataaaataagaATGTGCAGGTGTGTGTCGTATCCATGCGTTCCAGCAGAGGGCGTACAGGGGGCAAATAACACGTTATTGCGTAAAGTATGAACATTAGCGcggcctttattattatttttttcggCTCATTTTAATTTTGTCCCCACTTTATTACTTGAGTTCAGAACTcatgaaataaaccaaaaatgAACACTAAAATAGTGTTATAAACAAACATTGCTTTTCTGTGCTTTGCTTTCAAATCTTACCTTATGTGGCTCGGTGTAGGAGACTTCTTCATGTTAGcagttttgtttgttagttttgatgATATGATGATACGATGATATTTTGATCTGTACTTTACTGTGCTGTCTCAAACTGTTTTCTTATGTaatgcaacaaaattaattttaaaacgaCTTTCTTCAGTTTCCTAATGCATTTTTGAGGGCTTCTGTACAAGTTCCCATGAACAACACAAGGGAGACAAAAATGAACAACTTCTTTGCCTTTAAGATGGTTAATCAGTCACTCTTTCCCATTTCTAACATATTACCTCCATCTAAGCATCATATacagtattaattattttagccTGGTCATCCCAGACGCCTCCCCATTGAGATCGGCCTGACACTCATGGACGATAAGGGCAACCACCCAGCGTCCCGCAGATAATCAATCTCCTGGACTGGCAGGACGACCTGGACTACTACCCCATGGTCTTGGATTGGCCCATGCCCTGCATGAGCATGTTTAATTTAGTGAAGCTGCAACGAAAGCTTAATGAGAAAATGGTAGGACATGTTATGTGGCAGGTCATTCATGCCACTAACATTTGCTGTAATTGCAGCATCTTCCAGTGAGATACAGTATAAAATTAGAGAACCTCCTGGTGAACCCCGACACGTTGGGTTCACGTTGATCAACTTCGGGTGCGGCATGCTCATGGAGGACTCCGCCTGCATGGCCTTCAGTGGTATGTTTGATGATTTGCTAGCGGGTTGTTTAATTCAAAGAGACACATCCTGCTGTAAATGTCTtcgaaataaattaaatatcaaaatctCTTTAGGCACAGACATGTTCTGTCCACTGGAGTTGGATTTCGATGGCAAGTACCACATAAAGCCGGCGACAGTTTGGTCATTATGGGGTgctgctgttcatgatggtgtgCTGGTTTTATCCAGATGAGAAAGACCTGCACAGGATCAGTAAGAACGACTGGTCTGACCCTGACCTGTCACAAGCTGCAGCCTGCTCCACAGCGGAGACTCATCCTGGAAAAGATGCAGCTCCATGAATGGTTTATGGTACTACAATTAGAATCTATGATTTGGTAAATGTTTGTTCATATAATCAGTCAAAtttactcaaaatgtaatatacttGTTGTTgtaatatatgttgttttttcagGTCGTGGAGTAAGACATGGAGAGCAATAATTTCCTGTCACAGCCACTCTGTTGTTTTCTGTCTTCGGTCGGCTTTGCGTCTTACACGCTGACATTAGTGGCCTTTCCTTCCCTCCATTTTGGTCTTGGCGTCTTGTGTCCTGATAGTACCTGGCaccttaaatattatttatatttataccgGTAATCTGTTCTAGATATTTGTGTTAAGTATTAGGATATTTGCATTTGTATGAAGATATTTATAAGGAATGTGTAAtgtgtaattgtaatttttgtagtataataatagaataagtattatgttaaaaaaatgtattaaaagaaaCATAATTCTAATTGTATTAAGACATTTATGCACTGTTATATTAGCAGAGTGACTGTAAATTGGACTActgttatcagtctctctctctctctctctctctctctctctatatatatatataaatatatataaatatatatatatatttttttttttttttaaaatccttccATTCACCACTATACATTATCCATGACACAAAATTTTAGtgtacacaaatacaaatattaaaaaatgacatatatatatatatatatatatatatatacatatacgtatgTATATTCACTTTGCACAAAAAACATCCTATGTTAACctgacatattttttatttaactataataagtACTAACTATAAGATTAATAAAGCACATTTGGCCTAGtgtgtatactgtacattcaaTTGACAACACATTGAGCACTTAGCATACAATTTAAGAGTCGACTGAACATCTACTTTAGTTATCTAGTCATTTCTGTACTCAAAGTTAATACATTGTTCATTTTACATATAGAAATAACCTTATGATGACCAAATTTGCATCGTCATGCTGTTTGAATTCAAAGACTAAAATTTCCCAAAAGAAACATTCACCGTCATAAGTGAATACTGAGCACTGACTCTCCAAAGTTTTGCTTTAGCATTTAGcacaatttagcattttttttcccctgtctgCAACCCTTTCAGAACAAACCTTAAACATACCACTTGAGAACAACTGGTATAAAatacattgcattgcatttattcaAAGCAATTAAAAGCTCTTAAAGAAAATCATCACCTCACAGAAATAGCACAacagcattttgttttaaataatttaatactttttaaaattatttggtttACTACATTTGACCTGTGTATCAcactaaacatacaaaataacaagaaatatttaATCCATAATCCATTAAATGATGCATTGATATTGTAACTGTGACCCTTCTATGTGAATGGAGAGCAGAACACCGGAGTACGGCTCAAACTACCCAAGGACAATGTAGCACAGACGGAGGTCCAGCACCTGAAACACCCTTTACACTATTAACATCTTTTCAGGTACACTTGAACACAATTTCAACTCATTTAAATGGATGTTTTTGTACAGCAGGTCAGAAATATTGGAGATACTTAGATACAAACATATTTAGAAACAAATCTCGCTTGTGTGTTAAATGAAAAGAGGagaatcactaaaaataaatgaatacacagCAAAGTGCCAAGATTCTCCTAATTCCATCAGGATGACAAAGGGCTAGGTAATCGGAGATCTGGATTTCAGTCCGTCGGTTTAACAGGTGACGGTTGGCTTTTATTGCAATCGTTTTCAGGAAGATTGCTATAGCCACTGAGCTCCGGCTGCTCATATATTATTTCCTACAAACATCCTGGAACACAAAAGCTACCATCAAAGTGAAATTGCACCACCAACGATTCGGTATTAAACATAcatgtttcaataaaaataaaaaacaacaagaataaaaCCCTACAGGCATAAAAAAATAttcctctttttgttttcatgatACATTTCAAGTACACTAAGTTTAATTCACATCAAGTTTAGAACATCTCAAAGCAGAAGCACTATATTCACTCACATCATAAGCTTGAGTTGAACTATGTGTTTGACACGGACACACTGTGCACTGCAGCTCTTTAGGGAAATTCATTCTCATGTATTTTGTGCAGAGATTCCTCCTCTGAATGTAAACTGAGCTCCCAGCTCGTCTTGAACTATTTACCGCAGCATGTTACCACAGACACACGTCAGAATGATTGTTCACATTCacgataataatatgaaataagtgCTGAGGCAGCACAGCATATTGCACGTTCAAACACTTGAGACACAATTGTActctgtacagtatgtacacaatATCTGTGCTCTGTGTCTCCAGAGGGAGTGTGCGTTAGGCGAGGGTTTCTCTGTTTGGGTCAGGGTGGATCTGTGTGGTTTTGGATGGGCTTTGTAGAGTTTCTTTGGGATTTTGAGTTTCAAGAATTGcacttcatttattttgtatcacTTAGAAGAGTTTAAGAAAGATAAACAACCCATCCAAAAGCCCTGAAACATGCAGTTTGTTTAACTggtacaattatatattttatagtagtTATATagctttttaaatgcttttatgttAATTGATTCctgtaatattttattgcatttttataatgcaataaaatgttcttcagaaatGTGTTCATCATTTAACACTATCATTTGTTCCGGGAATATTTAGCAGTCTGCCATCTCCAATATTCTCTAGTGTACATCCTGTGGAAAAAATCAAGTTGCCATTGCCGAATTAAAAGTCAAGGACTCAAGGACTACAATTCTTAACCTTCAGTGCAAAACAAACACGCagaaataaatattgcattaaaaagacTTGAGCACTATTATTTACAAGTAAGTAAATGAtcacatttaaattcaattttaataaaactactCAATTTAGCTTTACTGTAATGACTGAAGAAATACATTTTAGAGTTTTGAACTTCACTTGATACCAAAGGACAGATGGATGTGTATTTTTTCAGGAATATTAAGATTATTAACCCAATTATTCCACAGGATCATCACagaaaaaattagcaaaaattgTACCTTAAGGGTTACAACAGCTTGTACCCTTATTGGttcatctttgtaccttatttaccccaaaAAATATGCATAGTACCTTAAGGGTACGTATTAACTATTCTAAGGTACAAATATGCAACTTTTAGGGGTAGATAAAGTACAAATTTGTTCTTTTTAGGTTAGTGCCCCATCAACAACTAGCTGTgcccctaaaggtacaatttgGGCATATTTGTTTTCAGACAGTGCACAACATTAAGAAGGCTGATAGCCATAACAGCGCTAATACTTAGAGAAACCTGTAGAATAGAAAATCTGTGAGGTTTCATCTGAGGGTTGCAGCAATTTCAAACACCAACAGCACTTCCACTGACACCAATAGGTCCATCTTCAAGCATTCTTGATCATCAAGGAATAATCCCAAATAACATTTGAATGGTCTCCAAATTTGGAATAACTGATCCCTTTTATGATCTTGAGTGACCGTGACTCATTTTCACTATCATTGTCTGGATTTGAAGATGGTTTTTTCTACACAATGCATATTTTTGATGTATGTACTAAGTTCTAAAGGAGCTGAACTGGACCAGAGCATGTTTGCCTCAAAGATGATGTAGATGAACCCAGTAATGAAAACTCTCGGCCAGCACTGACTCGCTCTCATTCTCCTTCCCTCTTGCTCTCAATCTCCATTCATCTCCATCACCTTTTCTGTGAGGATTTCCCGGAAGGTTGAAAGCTGCTTCATCTGCTCTGTCTGCATCGAGTGCCGTCTCATCAGTTTCTTCTTCATCTTAAAGTCTGGTCCACGCTTTGGTGACGATGGGGCGACCGGCAGCAGGATCTTGCTCCCTGAGTGAACGGGAGACGTGGGCTTTCCGTTGGCACGGATATCAGGAATGGGTCGCTGAGGGTTGATGTTGAGAGGAGGAAGGAACCCAGGTCTTGTGTGGGAGATGTGGTCCAAAAGGAGAGTGCCTGATCCCCGCCGTTCCAACAGTCCTGTTGGACGCCGCCGCATTGTCATAGGAGACACCGAGTTGGGAATGCTCTCCAGAGACTCTCGAGAAGAGCTGGTGAGCAGTGACAAGGGAGAGGCATTGTACTTGCGGCGCTCCACTGAGACACGTCCAGAATCCGGAGATCCAGGGATGGAGGCAGGGCACAGGTGGGTGTCCGACTCATAGTGTTCCATGCGGGTGAGTTTGGGGTGTGGTAAGCCACGGATTCCCGTCGGTCCCTGAGCCACACTGTCCTGAGTCTCAGGGGCCGTGTTTCGACGATACAGTGACTGGTGCTGATGGACTTTATCTGCCCAAGAAGAGCCACTCAGTCCTGCACAGTCTTCCGAACAGGACCGGTCCATCAGCTTTGGAGAAGATGGGTCATGGGTCTCTATACTGTGCCTTCTGGACAGGAGAGGTCTGCCTGGACCAGAAACTGTCATTCCATTCATCTCTGAGACCAACTTGTCCTCCTCGGCTAAATCGCCCTCTATCCGCTCCACTCTCTCAGCAAGTACTGAAGGAGCTACCAGACCCCATGGTTCAGAGTTTAGTCTTTTCAGAAGCTTACGGGGTGGTGGTCTCCTCTCCCCTTGTGGTCTGCTGGAGGGTAGTGGGAGTGCTGAAGTCACGGCAAAGCTGAAGATACCTTCCTCCTCCTCACCGGGGGCAGAGCCAGAGGTATGGATCTCTACCTCAGATGGAGACATGCAAGCAGGGGACAGCTTGTCCACTATACCCGGAGATGGTGGGGAGTTCAGGTATTGTTTGGTCTTTTTAGTGCCAGAGGGAGATGTATCGGTGGTAATGATGATGACCTCTTTACCTTTGGCTTTGCAGGCATCCAGCAGGACCTGAAGAGTGTCCCTGTCGCCCTTATTGATGGCGTGTACGAGTGCAGAGGCCCCGGAATAGTCTTTCAAGCTGGGATCAGCGCCGTTTTCCAGCAGCAGCGACACCACCTCTTTGCCTGCCTGTTCTGCACATGCATGCATCAGGGCAGTCCGACCCGATTTGTCAGGGATGTTTGGGTCTGCTCCCTTCTCAAGCAGGTACCTCACCATTCTCTGCCGGGTCTGTGGATCATCGTATCCCGCCAGACAGGCCGCTATGACCGGCGTCTCCCCTCGCTCGTTCCCTTCATTGATATAGGCTCCGCCCTCCAGGAGGAGGCGAGTGAGGCGGAGCTTGCCCTGGAACACTGCTTTCAGAAGGGCATTGCCCTCCGTGTGCAAGGCCCCTCCATCACCCATGATGTCTCACTCTCCACCTCTAGAATCCCAGGATCCCACACCCCTCTCCTCCTCCGGCCTCAGCAATGTTGGAACATCCCGGCTCAGATTCTGGTgaacctaaaacaaaaacaaaagtgttttatcATAGGGGTTGTTTGACATTTGAATATTGCAAAAGAACACTTCCAACTCCAAAATCACAGACATTGATCTGACGCCAAGGTTCCACAAAATTTTGAATTTTCAGTTAAGTGTGAATTTATTGAATTGGTCACACCCAACAGGAAGCTGAATATGACTCTGAATTAGAATAACAGTAAGAGGAGTTTAAATTGCAACACACAGAAAGGTAACACtaaatacatctatctatctatctatctatctatctatctatctatctatatatctatctatctatctatctatctatctatctatctatctatctatctatcatctatccttTTAAATGAGGCTTTGTGTAGCTGATTTTAAAGATTGACAACCTTTGCTTTTCTAGTTAACTGTTGCAGCTACTGTATATGAATTTCTCTCAATttcaactgtttttaattttaaatccatACATTCAAATTAGGGGTGTCAAAGCAATTAAtcgaattcaaaataaaagtttatgtttacatgttaatgtatgtgtgtgtaatgtgtatatgtatatataaaaacacacacatacatatttatatatgatttatatttatacatataaatattgtatacagtaatatacagttatatacagtaaattatgtataaaatataaacttttattttggattctaCTAATCActattaatcgatttgacagccctaattcaaATGCAATTCTGACTTGGAATTTAACAGACATGCTCTATGCAGTTCTCAGATCAATCAAACAAAGTCTGAAATCTAAAATCACATCATTATAATTAGACTCAATCCACAGCACTCAAAACTCTTTAGTTTCTCTATATTGTCTCACTAGTAACAcccaatgcattaactaaagttaaTGTATACAGCCTTATGGTAAAGTGTTGCTATTTTACTCAGTTGTGTTCTGAACACTGTGTCCTGTGGGCTGACACTTTGTACAACCCTGTACTCTTTAACACAGTCTCCTCTCCATCTTCTCTGTAATGAAGGCAGGAGAGGGATGATAATGACAGTccagtaaagaaaagaaaattgaatTCCTGAGTGGTGCAAAGAGCATAAAGACATGTGACAAGCTCAGTCAGCACTGCACACATACAAATGATTTATGACATGCATTCATCTTACACACAGATACCAGGCATTTActaacacaaaaattatattgttCAAAATTATGTTTCTTTTGGTATCTGATGTATTGCAAGGTATGCCAAATAAACCATATTTCCAATGTTCAAAAATTGTTCTTGACAatacaggatgtttttttttggactgaaaaaaaattctgtgtgaGCCGGTGATAGTGTGACAGATGATTCTACTTTTAAGACCAATAAAAACTTCATACCTAAAATATCCCATGCTTTCAGATGCACATTCAAACCTTTCCATTGTGCTATGTATGAGCTTCATGGAACGTGAGCCATCACATCATTAAACTAACTTTCTTGGTAAGATGATTAGAGCAAGCGACGGGGGTGTGGCAGAAGGGCATCCAGTCCAATAATAGCATTATTAACATGCCGCAGCCTTGCAAATCAGCTAGAACCTATTTGAAATTCAATGAGCCCAAAGTCACATAGCATATTGATACAGGCACTGTGAGGCCGAAGCCCAGCCTCTTCTCAAACAGAAACTGATCAATGAGCTACAAAATGGGGAGGAAAGGAGGATGAAATTGGCATGTATTGTCACGGAGGGTTGTCAGGGAGTGTCAGCTATATGGATGCTGGTGACATTAAGTGACTTACCTGAGGTCAGTGGGGGAAAGAAGAAACTAATTGCACATGGTCAAAAATAAGATGTTGTACTGGATTTTCTtgctatttattttcttattcctTCACAGTCTGATTAATTGAAGACATGGTGACTCTTACTCTTCCATGTATAATTAGTTTGATTTATTCCTAGTGGTCTTCCTCTCGCTGCGCTCCTGAGCTCTGGTGATATAAAGCAGCGATATGCAGAGATGTACTGCGACTAAAAAAAGCCCAGGACCCATGCTGACCCAGAACAACACATAACAGATAACAAACAACTACAatgtatgtacactaccattttaTATGCttgtggtcagtatttttttttttttgttgttgttgaaaaattcataattttatttagcaaggatgcactaaatggattaaaaataaaattacagtattgACAATTACAGTGTTTAAcaaactttgtattttttaaagaaccctgaaaaatCTATTAGTTtccacaggggaaaaaaaaaacgttttcgacattggtaataataagaagtgttccttgagcagcaaatcaggatagaatgatttctgaaagatcacgtgacattgaagactggagtaatgatgcttaagattcagctttgcattaatacaatactatttttgatcaaataaatgcagctttgatgatcGTAAGagattttttctaaaacattaaaaaagaaagaaaaaaaaacttactgaccccaaacctttgaacagtaatgtgtgTATAGTATATAATACAATGCATGGGCTAATAAATTAACATTCTTATATACACTGAAACTAAcagcacaattatttaaaaatctgcttTTTTGATATTAATTAATTCTACTTGTATAGTATGGTTTCCTTACCATATGTTCAGTCTAGAAAGTGAATTGATGTGCTACACCCAGTGCTGCTTTACTAAACGTTGCCTTTATCATCTGCATACACCAGGATCTGTGGCTTAAAAGAGATGGCCTGAAGatggaaaaatacagttttcttttaaacctttttatatttttattttatattttaacttggCTTCAACATCCCAAAAATCGGCCAGCCCCCAGAAGAGATCCCGTTGCTCCCTAGTCTATCTATGGCAATATGAAGAACATTGGGAACATCAAGAGTGTGTAGAAGCTGTGCAGAATTCACATCCTCCTGCATCACACCAACACACCCACAGACCCCAAGCTGCTCCTCCTGCCTGCCTTCTTAAGGAATTCTCTGTAATTTCCGAGCCAGCTCAGCCCATTAAAGCAAGAGGAACGCTGTTTTTGCATACTGATTATGGGAGGTGGAGATGAACAGGGAAAAATTAACTGTTCTTTGAAAgtgtaattgcaaaaaaaaaaatccatctttaAGGGGTCTCAAGGATTCGAGACGACGAGGTTAACCTCCTGTCTCACAAACACGGGGCAGCATGGATGACTCATCTCCATGATAGACTCACTGGAGAGATGTGGCAGGCATCGTCTCTCAGGAGATCAGCCTGCTGAAACCCACAGGCGTCCTTACATGTATCCTGACCAGACATGTGCATTGTGACCAGCCTGTTTTAAACGCTCCAGTGAAAATTATacgggggaaaaaagaaaaagagaggaaaataaaATCTGTCTTCATTTAGCGTACATTTACATGATAATgatgtactaaaaataaaataaaaaagcttttactttGCGTTTTTAAAAAGGTTAGATGACAACATTGTCAAAACGATCCTCATCCAAACATACCCGCAAAAAtggctgtattatgcatgccaggccagtagttggcacttTGTAAATAAACACTACACACCTGCGCACATATTCCTAAAGACTTAACATGCTATACAAGTTATGATGTCACCATTTTTACAAATTTGAGACAGTAACAGTATTGTGTTCAAATATTTGCactttgaaatctgttttcaaatagcctatttgcattttcaggcccccacAATGCTGTTGTCATGTATGAATGGCCAAAGCacagaaagttttctgtttttagttaaaaCTGGTGTTGtttaaatgcctcatttaaaacCTTCAATTgtagaaaatatttagaaaaatatctcCCTGTTTTTTccatccataaaataaaagtcagtgaTATCCAGTATAAGTACTTGAAcatccttcttcttcttttttttacatacataaagaaagtcatattggtttggaacaacataagagtgaataaatcatgataaattt
This genomic stretch from Cyprinus carpio isolate SPL01 chromosome B16, ASM1834038v1, whole genome shotgun sequence harbors:
- the LOC109084761 gene encoding ankyrin repeat domain-containing protein 34A; this encodes MGDGGALHTEGNALLKAVFQGKLRLTRLLLEGGAYINEGNERGETPVIAACLAGYDDPQTRQRMVRYLLEKGADPNIPDKSGRTALMHACAEQAGKEVVSLLLENGADPSLKDYSGASALVHAINKGDRDTLQVLLDACKAKGKEVIIITTDTSPSGTKKTKQYLNSPPSPGIVDKLSPACMSPSEVEIHTSGSAPGEEEEGIFSFAVTSALPLPSSRPQGERRPPPRKLLKRLNSEPWGLVAPSVLAERVERIEGDLAEEDKLVSEMNGMTVSGPGRPLLSRRHSIETHDPSSPKLMDRSCSEDCAGLSGSSWADKVHQHQSLYRRNTAPETQDSVAQGPTGIRGLPHPKLTRMEHYESDTHLCPASIPGSPDSGRVSVERRKYNASPLSLLTSSSRESLESIPNSVSPMTMRRRPTGLLERRGSGTLLLDHISHTRPGFLPPLNINPQRPIPDIRANGKPTSPVHSGSKILLPVAPSSPKRGPDFKMKKKLMRRHSMQTEQMKQLSTFREILTEKVMEMNGD